A stretch of the Candidatus Paceibacterota bacterium genome encodes the following:
- a CDS encoding ATP-dependent DNA helicase, with amino-acid sequence MLLLPKFEEDYQRLTSLQKEVVDTVDGPLMVVAGPGTGKTQVLGLRVANILKTRDVSPNNILCLTFTDAGAVNMRERLERFIGADAYRVGIYTFHAFCNATIGRHPEYFYNAATYAAADDIARAEIVEQLFVKLPHRHPLASYHPDEGFVYRRDVMERIKHIKSAGFTPDEYIREVEAYAKEMPKASKVLASWPDRLAIKSLAPIEQILGELLAIGTSYSLFLAKTLSVAYEEARDLGKTGPLGDWKKKFTEKGDDEVVVLKDLGRIEKMRAVAAMYKDYEDALHERALYDYDDMIIDVRCALEENSTLRNVLEEQYQYILVDEFQDTNEAQMKLVVALSSNPVHEGRPNVMVVGDDDQAIFKFQGAELSNILNFERMYKDVQTIVLDKNFRSHKDILDAARKVVLQGSYRLETVKKISKELVQGNKDLKTGNVTYKQYGSDIEEFAAVAAAIAAQIARGEDPKEIAVIAHKHAQLQDFLPYLEREGVPYSYIRRASVFDEPHIHELITVCDYLASLSGEGVRKDELLPQILTLPTFGLSRTMLFRIAVRAKDERKSWSEVIGEMEDAPIQNAFALLAKLGGSAESMPLEHLLDEYMRESGFRTHYFGKDALKEKPAQYVAFLASLKTFIEALRGWREGEPLFARDVAPFVALHKEQGIGLVSTSPFVKGGRAVQVMSAHKSKGLEFGSVFIIGAHESVWAKGGRANKAPVPAPLVPRISPAGEDEDDFIRILYVALTRAKHTLSVTGHNKLVKYLGEISDVPEEDAKLDIDSEEGARAILAHEQVLSLTAAPYVEDELAVLKEALSDYRLSVTHLNNFLDVTANGPAYFLEQNLLHFPQPMSVASTFGSAIDTALTELVRYPKYNAGESAPLERLIAVFKRELAKGRLPQDEARKQIRRGEEVLAAYVGAKKGYFQIEDEAQVDFRNEGVVIEGAPLSGKIDLLRQEAGEFHVVDFKTGKESERWDGPGMDQHEKIKLHKYKQQLMFYQLLLNKSARHAIPVASLALEFVESAVDGPVVSLSFKPADEDLERLSHLIGIVYKKIMALDFPDVTHYEQSVRGINAFEEDLLSGKI; translated from the coding sequence ATGCTATTGCTCCCAAAGTTCGAAGAGGATTATCAGCGCTTAACCTCGCTTCAGAAGGAGGTGGTGGACACCGTTGATGGACCACTTATGGTCGTTGCGGGGCCAGGTACCGGAAAGACACAGGTGCTTGGACTTCGTGTCGCAAATATTTTGAAAACGCGGGACGTTTCCCCAAACAATATTCTCTGCCTGACCTTCACTGATGCAGGTGCAGTGAATATGCGCGAACGCCTCGAGCGCTTCATCGGTGCTGATGCATATCGTGTCGGAATTTATACGTTCCATGCATTTTGTAATGCAACGATTGGAAGGCATCCAGAATATTTTTACAATGCAGCGACCTATGCTGCTGCTGATGATATTGCGCGCGCAGAAATCGTTGAACAGCTTTTCGTAAAGTTGCCACATCGACATCCGCTTGCAAGCTATCATCCCGATGAGGGATTCGTCTATCGTCGTGACGTGATGGAGCGCATTAAGCACATCAAATCAGCGGGCTTCACGCCGGACGAATATATTCGAGAAGTGGAAGCGTATGCAAAAGAGATGCCAAAAGCAAGCAAGGTGCTTGCCTCGTGGCCAGATCGTCTTGCGATCAAATCGCTCGCTCCTATCGAACAGATTCTTGGCGAACTCCTCGCAATCGGAACAAGTTATAGCCTCTTCCTCGCAAAGACACTTTCTGTCGCTTATGAGGAAGCTCGAGATTTAGGAAAGACGGGGCCGCTTGGAGATTGGAAAAAGAAATTCACCGAGAAGGGAGATGATGAGGTGGTAGTCCTCAAAGATCTCGGCCGCATCGAGAAGATGCGTGCGGTTGCAGCGATGTACAAAGACTATGAGGATGCACTTCATGAGCGTGCGCTCTATGATTATGATGACATGATCATCGATGTCCGATGCGCACTTGAGGAGAATAGTACGTTGCGTAATGTGCTTGAAGAACAATATCAATATATCCTTGTCGATGAGTTCCAGGACACCAATGAAGCGCAGATGAAATTGGTCGTCGCACTCTCTTCGAATCCTGTACATGAGGGCAGGCCGAATGTGATGGTGGTGGGCGACGACGATCAGGCTATCTTCAAGTTTCAGGGAGCTGAGCTTTCGAACATTCTCAATTTCGAGCGCATGTACAAGGATGTACAGACGATCGTGCTTGATAAGAACTTCCGCTCACACAAAGATATTCTTGATGCAGCACGTAAGGTGGTGCTTCAGGGTTCGTATCGTCTCGAAACGGTAAAGAAGATATCGAAGGAGCTTGTGCAGGGGAACAAGGATTTGAAGACCGGGAACGTGACGTATAAGCAATATGGCTCAGATATTGAAGAATTTGCCGCTGTCGCCGCAGCAATTGCTGCACAAATCGCAAGGGGCGAGGATCCAAAGGAGATTGCAGTTATTGCGCACAAGCATGCGCAGCTTCAGGATTTTCTTCCGTACCTTGAGCGCGAGGGTGTGCCGTATTCGTATATACGTCGCGCGAGCGTCTTCGATGAGCCGCATATTCACGAATTGATTACCGTTTGTGATTATCTCGCATCACTGTCGGGAGAGGGAGTGCGCAAAGATGAACTCCTTCCGCAAATTCTCACACTCCCCACATTTGGTTTGTCACGCACGATGCTCTTTCGCATTGCAGTGCGTGCGAAGGACGAGCGCAAGAGCTGGTCTGAAGTCATTGGGGAAATGGAGGATGCGCCGATCCAAAATGCATTTGCATTACTTGCAAAGCTTGGTGGTAGCGCCGAGAGCATGCCGCTTGAACATTTGCTCGACGAGTATATGCGTGAGTCGGGATTCCGTACGCACTACTTTGGGAAGGATGCACTCAAGGAGAAGCCTGCACAGTATGTCGCCTTCCTCGCATCGCTGAAGACATTCATCGAAGCACTGCGCGGTTGGCGTGAGGGTGAACCACTCTTTGCGCGCGACGTTGCACCATTCGTGGCGCTCCACAAAGAGCAGGGCATTGGCCTCGTGAGTACTTCACCATTTGTCAAAGGTGGACGAGCGGTACAGGTCATGTCCGCACACAAGAGTAAGGGACTTGAGTTTGGTAGCGTATTTATTATCGGAGCGCATGAGTCCGTATGGGCAAAGGGTGGGCGAGCGAATAAGGCTCCGGTGCCTGCACCACTTGTGCCACGCATCTCTCCAGCAGGAGAGGACGAAGATGATTTCATTCGTATACTCTATGTTGCACTTACGCGTGCAAAACACACACTCTCGGTGACGGGACATAATAAGCTAGTGAAGTATCTCGGCGAGATCAGTGATGTTCCCGAGGAAGATGCAAAACTCGATATCGACTCCGAAGAAGGAGCGCGAGCTATTCTCGCGCATGAACAAGTGCTTTCTTTGACTGCAGCCCCGTATGTCGAGGATGAGTTAGCGGTGCTTAAAGAAGCGCTCAGTGATTATCGTCTGTCAGTGACCCATCTCAATAATTTCCTTGATGTGACTGCTAATGGTCCCGCATATTTTCTTGAGCAAAACCTGTTGCACTTCCCGCAACCGATGAGTGTGGCAAGTACATTTGGTTCGGCTATTGATACTGCGCTCACCGAGCTCGTGCGCTATCCGAAATATAATGCGGGGGAGTCTGCGCCACTTGAGCGACTTATTGCGGTGTTTAAACGTGAACTCGCAAAAGGGCGACTACCTCAGGATGAGGCACGTAAGCAAATTCGCCGCGGAGAAGAAGTGCTTGCCGCATATGTTGGAGCAAAGAAGGGGTATTTCCAAATCGAGGATGAAGCGCAAGTGGACTTCCGTAATGAAGGTGTGGTGATCGAAGGCGCTCCACTTTCCGGAAAGATCGACCTTTTGCGCCAGGAAGCAGGGGAATTCCATGTTGTCGACTTCAAAACGGGGAAGGAGAGCGAGCGCTGGGATGGCCCGGGCATGGATCAGCACGAGAAGATAAAATTGCATAAATATAAGCAGCAACTTATGTTCTATCAGTTGCTCCTTAATAAGAGTGCGCGTCATGCGATTCCAGTGGCGTCGCTTGCGCTTGAATTCGTCGAGAGCGCAGTTGATGGGCCTGTCGTCAGTTTGAGTTTCAAGCCAGCTGATGAAGACCTTGAGCGACTTTCACATTTGATTGGTATCGTCTATAAGAAGATTATGGCACTTGATTTCCCTGATGTTACGCACTATGAACAGAGCGTAAGGGGTATTAATGCTTTCGAGGAAGATCTCCTTAGTGGAAAAATCTAA
- a CDS encoding prepilin-type N-terminal cleavage/methylation domain-containing protein yields MNFRAQQKGFTLIETVVSVAIFAFVAIGLYMSYAEVLKVVHRAQLRSATTALATEQFEIVRNLPYNLVGLKNGIPAGVLLPTQTLVRSTRTFNVSTMVRNIDLPFDAVAPSDTNPADNKLVELDIVCTSCTDYLPMSFTAQVGPKDLEASSTLGSLFVRTIDAAGNPVPGATVHVVLASSTAPIDYTDVTGANGMLQLVGVIPAINAYQVSATKAGYSLDQTYSPNGPTTTQPVLPHATIAPGTVTQLTFAIDLLAQLNVTSVTPACTRIPNVPFTLTSNKLIGTEPVYKYQKTNSTDGSGALTLPSMEWDSYTVEASKTGYDLAGVSPLSPFNLLPGASQNLQLVLVPQTGDPNDNTLLVTVIDGVTGLPLSGADVLIEKGGETTQNLTTGRGFLNQSDWSGGSGQEMFVDRTAYASDDGNVDVSGTAGSVKLKKSGGNYAASGSLESSIFSVDTATNFYQLRFSQTVQPAGTEAKFQLATANATSGPWVFIGPNGTTTSYYTATTTDISAVSSGKQFFKYKLYLTTTDSAKTPVVDDVSFTFSSDCVSSGQTYAQGLHNGTWSVTVSKDGYATEQQNVVMTTSKPWGTAAFQLDPN; encoded by the coding sequence ATGAACTTTCGTGCGCAACAAAAAGGTTTTACGCTTATTGAGACAGTGGTCTCCGTTGCGATTTTTGCTTTTGTTGCCATCGGACTCTATATGTCTTACGCAGAAGTGCTCAAGGTCGTGCACCGCGCGCAATTGCGCAGCGCGACGACCGCACTCGCAACTGAGCAATTCGAAATCGTTCGTAATCTCCCTTATAACCTCGTTGGCCTTAAGAACGGAATACCGGCAGGAGTGTTGCTGCCTACGCAAACTCTTGTGCGCAGTACTCGAACCTTTAATGTCTCCACGATGGTGCGCAATATTGACCTTCCATTCGATGCTGTTGCTCCGTCAGATACAAATCCTGCAGACAACAAATTAGTTGAACTTGATATTGTGTGCACCTCTTGTACTGATTACTTACCGATGTCGTTCACTGCGCAGGTGGGTCCAAAAGACCTTGAGGCATCATCGACGCTCGGTTCACTCTTTGTGCGTACTATCGATGCGGCAGGAAATCCTGTTCCGGGCGCAACGGTACATGTCGTGCTCGCTTCCTCGACAGCACCGATTGATTATACTGATGTCACTGGAGCAAATGGCATGTTGCAGCTCGTGGGTGTAATCCCTGCAATCAATGCATATCAAGTGTCGGCAACCAAAGCTGGCTATTCTCTTGACCAAACCTATTCACCAAATGGTCCAACAACAACGCAGCCTGTGCTTCCGCACGCAACGATTGCTCCAGGGACGGTGACGCAACTCACATTTGCTATCGACCTTCTCGCACAGCTCAACGTGACCAGTGTTACTCCAGCATGTACTCGTATTCCGAATGTACCATTCACGCTGACCAGCAATAAGCTCATTGGTACCGAACCCGTGTATAAATATCAGAAGACGAACTCTACCGACGGTAGCGGGGCACTCACACTCCCTTCGATGGAGTGGGATAGTTATACAGTCGAGGCATCGAAGACAGGCTATGACCTTGCGGGCGTAAGTCCACTTTCACCATTCAATCTTCTTCCCGGGGCATCTCAGAATTTGCAACTTGTATTGGTGCCTCAAACAGGAGATCCAAATGACAATACACTATTAGTGACGGTCATTGACGGGGTGACGGGACTGCCGCTTTCGGGAGCAGACGTGTTGATTGAGAAGGGTGGCGAAACGACACAAAATCTCACAACTGGTCGCGGATTCCTCAATCAGTCTGATTGGTCGGGTGGCTCGGGACAAGAAATGTTTGTCGACCGCACTGCATATGCATCAGATGATGGAAATGTAGACGTCAGTGGTACCGCTGGATCGGTGAAGCTCAAGAAGAGTGGCGGAAACTATGCTGCAAGTGGATCTCTGGAGTCATCGATCTTTAGCGTTGATACTGCGACGAACTTCTACCAGCTTCGTTTCTCGCAAACGGTACAGCCTGCAGGAACAGAGGCAAAGTTCCAGCTCGCAACTGCGAATGCGACGAGTGGCCCTTGGGTGTTTATTGGGCCAAATGGTACAACGACTTCGTATTACACTGCAACGACAACAGATATCAGTGCGGTGTCATCAGGAAAACAATTCTTCAAATATAAACTCTATCTTACGACGACCGATTCTGCGAAGACTCCTGTCGTCGATGACGTATCGTTCACGTTTTCATCTGACTGTGTGTCTTCAGGACAGACCTATGCACAAGGACTCCATAACGGTACCTGGTCAGTCACCGTATCAAAAGATGGCTATGCGACTGAGCAACAGAACGTCGTCATGACGACGAGTAAGCCGTGGGGTACTGCAGCCTTTCAACTTGATCCGAATTAA
- a CDS encoding MBL fold metallo-hydrolase has protein sequence MQAIVDVIKKYPHRAIACVSIMFFVCVFYFTPLRTPAVMKITFLDVGQGDAVLVTGPNGNRLLYDAGPPTGAVLYALDKELSYFDRRIAFMVSSHPDVDHIGGFGAVLSRYTPLLYLDGHTHTSSADFAGLEEMLGAKRIERRTLTRGARLSLGSGVVVDVLNPVQDARKESLSTNDASVVLRIQYGSSTVLLTGDLELGEESRLVDAYGGALHTTVLKAGHHGSKSSSSEKFLQAVQPDYVVISAGKNNRYGHPSPAALDRMGRTRAQILETSQLGSIHFSCSPEACVYLRK, from the coding sequence ATGCAGGCAATAGTCGACGTCATAAAGAAGTATCCGCATCGAGCGATCGCGTGCGTTTCAATCATGTTCTTTGTTTGCGTCTTCTATTTCACGCCTCTACGGACTCCTGCAGTAATGAAGATCACTTTTCTTGATGTCGGGCAAGGTGATGCGGTGCTGGTCACTGGACCAAATGGAAATCGTCTACTTTATGATGCGGGCCCGCCTACAGGAGCCGTGCTTTATGCACTTGATAAAGAACTCTCGTATTTTGATCGACGTATCGCATTTATGGTTTCCTCACACCCGGATGTAGATCACATCGGTGGCTTCGGTGCGGTGCTTTCACGCTATACCCCACTGCTCTATCTCGATGGACATACACATACAAGTAGTGCCGATTTTGCAGGCCTTGAGGAGATGCTGGGGGCAAAGCGTATCGAACGTCGTACGCTGACGCGTGGTGCACGACTATCACTCGGGAGTGGTGTTGTGGTCGATGTACTTAACCCAGTACAGGATGCGCGCAAGGAGAGCCTTTCAACAAATGATGCTTCTGTTGTTCTGCGCATTCAATATGGATCATCAACAGTACTTTTAACTGGCGACCTGGAGTTAGGCGAGGAGTCGAGACTCGTTGATGCTTATGGTGGAGCATTGCACACAACGGTACTCAAAGCAGGACATCATGGTTCGAAATCTTCTTCAAGCGAAAAATTTCTTCAAGCAGTGCAACCAGATTATGTAGTCATTTCTGCGGGAAAGAATAATCGTTATGGTCATCCAAGTCCTGCAGCACTGGATCGCATGGGGAGGACTAGGGCACAAATTCTTGAGACGAGTCAGCTTGGGAGCATTCATTTTTCTTGCTCTCCAGAGGCATGTGTGTATTTGCGAAAGTAA
- a CDS encoding nitronate monooxygenase — MDNHHEVRGGGMGVDISTFGLANKVAQHGGLGTVSGVMADRIMVRTLQLGDPGGHIRRALSHFPFPAIAEEIINRYYIDGGLQPGQRFTLLQQFLERPSDKLIALTVCANFAFVWLAKEGHNQPITINYLEKVQLQHTYNIVGAMLAGVDAVTMGAGLPNKVPGMLDVIAAGGNPSYNISLDSGGSYLSEFDVKKFFGTSLAGLKRPDFIPIITTDAAASYLMKKSNGSIQAFVIERPSAGGHNAPPRGSIVLDEEGEPIYGEKDFANLAKMREFGIPFWIGGGLASPEGLAWALENGASGIQVGSIFALSRDSGLRDDLRRELLRRIYRGEARTRTDLNLSPTGFPFKVVDLEGTIADRAVLAGRKRLCDQGLLLRPYVDDSGKIGFRCPAEPIDNYVRKGGKEADTVGAECLCNGLLSNTTKASADAPSVITLGDDVSFVRKLISSEDGTYGVEDVMKYLLQK; from the coding sequence ATGGATAATCATCATGAAGTCCGCGGAGGCGGAATGGGCGTTGATATCTCGACGTTTGGACTCGCAAATAAAGTTGCACAGCACGGTGGCCTCGGTACCGTTTCGGGCGTCATGGCAGACCGCATCATGGTCCGCACGCTCCAGCTCGGAGATCCTGGTGGGCACATCCGTCGAGCCCTCAGCCACTTCCCCTTCCCTGCGATTGCTGAAGAGATTATCAATCGCTACTACATCGACGGCGGCCTGCAGCCAGGACAACGATTCACACTACTGCAGCAGTTCCTCGAGCGCCCGAGTGACAAACTCATTGCGCTCACGGTCTGCGCGAACTTCGCATTCGTCTGGCTCGCCAAAGAGGGACACAATCAGCCCATCACCATCAACTACCTCGAGAAGGTCCAGCTCCAACACACCTACAACATCGTCGGTGCAATGCTCGCGGGCGTTGATGCAGTAACGATGGGCGCAGGGCTCCCCAATAAGGTGCCCGGCATGCTCGACGTGATCGCTGCAGGAGGAAATCCCTCCTACAACATTTCGCTCGATAGTGGTGGTTCTTACCTCTCTGAGTTCGATGTCAAGAAATTCTTTGGCACTTCACTCGCGGGGCTCAAGCGTCCCGACTTCATCCCGATCATCACCACCGATGCAGCAGCATCGTACCTGATGAAGAAGAGCAATGGATCGATCCAAGCCTTCGTCATCGAACGGCCTTCCGCAGGTGGACACAATGCTCCCCCGCGAGGCAGCATCGTCCTCGATGAAGAAGGAGAACCGATCTATGGTGAGAAAGATTTCGCTAATCTCGCGAAGATGCGCGAATTCGGAATCCCCTTCTGGATCGGCGGAGGACTCGCGTCCCCGGAAGGTCTTGCGTGGGCACTCGAGAACGGCGCGTCAGGAATTCAAGTCGGCTCGATCTTTGCACTCTCTCGAGACTCGGGATTACGTGACGACCTGCGACGCGAATTACTGCGAAGAATTTATCGCGGTGAAGCACGTACGCGCACTGATCTCAATCTTTCTCCGACCGGCTTCCCCTTCAAGGTGGTCGATCTCGAAGGAACGATAGCCGACCGAGCAGTCCTCGCAGGGCGCAAGCGCCTCTGCGATCAAGGACTCCTCCTACGTCCCTATGTGGACGATTCAGGAAAGATCGGATTCCGCTGCCCTGCTGAACCAATCGACAACTACGTGCGCAAGGGTGGCAAGGAAGCGGACACTGTTGGTGCCGAATGTCTCTGCAATGGCCTCTTGTCGAATACGACAAAGGCAAGCGCAGATGCACCCTCAGTCATTACACTCGGCGATGACGTATCCTTCGTTCGCAAATTGATTTCTAGTGAAGATGGCACCTATGGCGTCGAAGATGTCATGAAGTACCTTCTTCAAAAATAA
- a CDS encoding prepilin-type N-terminal cleavage/methylation domain-containing protein: MNVGMKQSKVSYNAGVTIIELVVVLFILGLLSAGVIAFQRNIFSTSRVLQTSLRSESQTHSVFRAFTAEVRSALPAWNGASIIESAATSTLIFYTTIDADKYTERVRYQLVGTQLVKGITKFNIATGAYDLPETTTTIVSGINAAPFGKIFSYYDKNYDGSSSSTPLAAPVDIARVRLVRFDLPLAALGTTASSTRVNSIQVTFRNLKDNY; encoded by the coding sequence ATGAACGTTGGCATGAAACAATCGAAGGTGTCATACAATGCCGGTGTCACAATCATCGAGCTTGTTGTCGTGCTTTTCATTCTTGGGCTTCTCTCTGCAGGAGTAATTGCCTTTCAGCGAAATATATTCAGCACTTCTCGAGTATTGCAAACGAGTCTCCGTAGTGAATCCCAAACGCATAGCGTGTTTCGTGCCTTTACTGCGGAGGTGCGTAGTGCACTTCCTGCATGGAATGGAGCTTCTATCATCGAGAGTGCGGCGACCTCAACGCTGATATTCTACACAACGATTGATGCTGATAAATATACAGAGCGCGTGCGTTATCAACTTGTAGGCACGCAACTCGTGAAAGGAATAACGAAATTCAACATTGCAACGGGGGCATATGATCTCCCCGAGACTACAACGACAATAGTTTCTGGCATCAATGCGGCACCATTTGGAAAGATCTTTTCTTATTATGACAAGAATTATGATGGATCGAGTAGTTCCACCCCGCTTGCTGCCCCAGTTGATATCGCGCGCGTGCGACTCGTTCGGTTTGATCTTCCGCTTGCTGCGCTCGGTACTACTGCATCCTCCACACGAGTTAATTCGATTCAAGTAACGTTCCGCAATCTCAAAGATAACTACTAA
- a CDS encoding site-2 protease family protein: MTPELAIAGLGILILSVIAHEVAHGYMALSLGDPTARLSGRLTLNPAKHFDPIGSFVVPLFSILLFKVPFGWAKPVPYNPYNLRNQRWGEALVAAAGPATNFLIAIIFGFITRMAAPYISGSMQSMLIAIVDINLALMVFNLVPIPPLDGFKVFTSFLSARYAKFVYFMEHQGVIILLLFVFFLSSYIAPVIDFLHNIILRGI, encoded by the coding sequence ATGACACCTGAACTCGCTATCGCTGGACTTGGAATACTTATCCTCTCGGTCATCGCCCATGAAGTCGCACACGGCTACATGGCACTTTCTCTTGGGGACCCTACCGCTCGCCTCTCTGGAAGACTCACATTGAATCCCGCAAAACACTTTGACCCCATCGGCTCTTTTGTTGTCCCCCTCTTCTCGATCCTTCTCTTTAAGGTCCCATTCGGATGGGCAAAGCCGGTCCCTTATAATCCATACAACCTGAGGAACCAGCGCTGGGGCGAAGCACTCGTTGCCGCTGCAGGGCCTGCTACAAATTTCCTTATCGCAATCATCTTTGGATTCATCACGCGCATGGCAGCGCCATATATCAGTGGTTCTATGCAAAGCATGCTGATCGCTATCGTCGACATCAATCTTGCGCTCATGGTTTTCAATCTCGTTCCAATTCCGCCGCTCGACGGATTCAAAGTATTTACCTCATTCCTCTCCGCGCGCTATGCGAAGTTCGTCTACTTCATGGAGCACCAGGGCGTAATCATCTTGCTCCTCTTCGTCTTCTTCCTCTCCAGCTATATTGCTCCTGTTATCGACTTCTTGCATAACATCATTCTGCGCGGAATCTAA
- a CDS encoding ComEC/Rec2 family competence protein → MEYTQLMPRIRDYLLPSLFAFACGAIIGVYTNYALMFGLIIGTSVLIVLPRIFKGNYPLTRILFIALFVFVLGVFRGAALHDQFDCSLLCAKVNTLVSVVGVVDREPEFRDGSERFVVRLTEANDIRVQANIQHAPSLSYGTEVRLTGILREPEDFEGITGALFRYKDFLHARGIMYVMNNARVESLRYDQGNSVIGLLLSFKQKIKEICDRLPSPESGLLMGMIFGGKNGLPANIQDDFRIAGIIHIVVLSGENLTIIALLVMWVIRKFLGFYTGIMVSAFVISLYAIIGGMEPATMRALVIVLLVFVATLLRREVSLPRILFIGAMLLIVYNPLLLFDDPSFQLSVLAMLGLIFIGPIIERSLLTRGIPLLFTSYLAPIFAAQLGVLPYIMYTSQSFASYAFLANALVLFIIGFLSIGGMVVVAIGWVLPSLLSIIAFPVVIALSAVLHIAHGIAQLPYAALPLHISGWFTATVYLFVSVWIFRRYHDGTLTPLALFTLKEEVKQIAKRKIPWAPPIPDVQGIQFNHLDFVFVAEQRKEKVDTERTICWDD, encoded by the coding sequence ATGGAGTATACTCAACTGATGCCTCGCATCCGTGACTACTTACTGCCTTCTCTCTTTGCATTCGCGTGTGGCGCAATTATTGGCGTATACACGAATTATGCACTTATGTTTGGATTGATTATCGGAACAAGTGTGCTTATTGTGCTACCACGGATATTCAAAGGTAATTACCCGCTTACGCGCATTCTATTTATTGCATTGTTTGTATTTGTGCTTGGAGTGTTTAGGGGAGCAGCACTCCACGATCAATTTGATTGTTCTCTGCTCTGCGCAAAGGTAAATACGCTCGTTAGCGTGGTGGGTGTCGTAGATAGAGAGCCAGAGTTTCGTGATGGGTCAGAGCGTTTTGTGGTCCGACTTACAGAAGCAAATGACATACGTGTACAGGCGAACATACAGCATGCTCCAAGTCTTTCTTACGGCACAGAGGTACGCCTTACAGGAATACTTCGCGAACCCGAAGATTTTGAAGGTATAACCGGGGCCTTGTTCCGATATAAAGACTTTTTACATGCACGGGGCATTATGTATGTAATGAATAATGCACGCGTGGAAAGTTTAAGATACGATCAAGGGAATTCTGTTATTGGACTCCTGCTTTCCTTCAAGCAAAAGATAAAAGAAATTTGTGATCGGTTGCCTTCCCCCGAAAGTGGATTGTTGATGGGAATGATCTTTGGAGGAAAAAATGGACTCCCGGCAAACATACAAGATGATTTTCGTATTGCAGGAATCATTCATATTGTAGTGCTCTCCGGAGAAAATCTCACGATCATTGCGTTGCTTGTTATGTGGGTCATTCGAAAGTTTCTTGGATTCTACACGGGTATCATGGTGTCGGCGTTTGTTATATCCCTCTATGCAATTATTGGAGGAATGGAGCCCGCAACAATGCGTGCGTTAGTGATTGTGCTACTGGTATTCGTTGCGACACTTTTGCGCAGAGAGGTAAGTCTCCCGCGAATACTTTTTATTGGTGCGATGCTCCTCATTGTGTACAATCCGTTATTGCTTTTTGATGACCCGAGTTTCCAGCTTTCCGTGCTCGCAATGCTCGGGCTTATATTCATTGGACCGATCATTGAGCGCAGTTTGCTTACTCGTGGTATCCCGCTCCTGTTTACGAGTTATCTCGCGCCAATTTTTGCAGCGCAATTGGGGGTGTTGCCGTATATCATGTATACGAGTCAGTCATTTGCTTCGTATGCATTTCTTGCGAATGCGCTCGTCCTGTTCATTATCGGTTTTCTCTCAATTGGCGGAATGGTAGTCGTTGCTATTGGATGGGTGCTACCGTCGTTGCTTTCGATTATTGCGTTTCCTGTGGTAATCGCACTCAGTGCAGTACTTCATATTGCTCATGGTATCGCGCAATTGCCCTATGCAGCATTACCTCTACATATTTCAGGATGGTTCACCGCCACGGTTTATCTGTTTGTCAGCGTATGGATATTCAGAAGGTATCACGATGGAACACTTACTCCACTTGCGCTCTTTACACTCAAGGAAGAGGTAAAACAGATTGCGAAAAGAAAAATCCCTTGGGCACCTCCAATTCCAGATGTGCAAGGGATTCAGTTTAATCATCTTGATTTTGTTTTTGTGGCGGAGCAGCGGAAGGAGAAAGTCGATACGGAGCGAACCATTTGCTGGGATGATTGA
- a CDS encoding DedA family protein encodes MALEQIISGLSYMGIFILMFSNGIFSFPSSQVLYIIVGYFVGVGTLALPTAIVAGAIGNTIGNIALYEFAREHGMNAALKFLPMKPHHVAKTERFFAKKGLGFLFIAKMLPTLKVFVPIFGGIGKAPRIPYAALMFLASTVWAFIFIEIGMFFGKNTDVWKPYSGALAVISILVVFFLWRSYKNTEEK; translated from the coding sequence ATGGCACTCGAACAGATCATCTCGGGACTTTCCTATATGGGTATCTTCATTCTTATGTTTTCGAATGGAATTTTCTCTTTCCCCTCAAGTCAGGTCCTCTATATCATTGTAGGCTACTTCGTTGGAGTAGGCACACTTGCCCTCCCTACTGCTATCGTTGCAGGTGCGATTGGTAACACGATCGGCAATATTGCGCTTTATGAATTCGCGCGTGAACACGGCATGAATGCTGCACTGAAATTCCTTCCAATGAAACCCCATCATGTTGCAAAAACGGAGCGCTTTTTCGCAAAGAAAGGGCTGGGATTCCTCTTTATCGCAAAAATGCTCCCTACCCTCAAGGTCTTTGTTCCGATATTCGGCGGTATCGGCAAAGCACCTCGTATCCCCTATGCAGCGCTGATGTTCCTCGCTTCTACTGTCTGGGCTTTTATCTTTATCGAGATCGGCATGTTCTTCGGCAAGAATACCGACGTCTGGAAGCCATACTCTGGAGCACTCGCAGTCATCTCCATCCTCGTTGTCTTTTTCCTTTGGAGAAGTTACAAAAATACCGAAGAAAAATAA